The sequence below is a genomic window from Oreochromis niloticus isolate F11D_XX linkage group LG3, O_niloticus_UMD_NMBU, whole genome shotgun sequence.
ttatttctccctgatatccgatccagtaatttaggtcaggatCAGACCGATACTGTATATCTGATCGGTCCATCCCtaaatcaaacctctgtaactttgcttcacttcagcagcatcagctcatgttcacatgttgattcatggtttgcttcagtttttgatcgactgcagaatattttgaaggttatctgctataaaaagccagaacagcaaaatctgcttcatgtgtttctgtttgatcctcagtgactttgacacaaaggcctctgctgtgatgatcacacctctgatcaagtctcacagtgtcacaactgataaatgatcagagttagaagatttctgactgtctgctgtgtgccgtgacctttgacctgctaaagagagtcagctgtggattattcattgttgtgtctgatacttagaaccATGAGGAAGAagctacacagttaatcagggtccaCTCTCTCTGAATTaggaaaggtgggcaggccgcatgtgggccgcgggccatacgttgagtatcactgtttgaaatgtgaacattgttctgctgcagtcaatggactaaaccagagaagaagaaaacagactttaccatgaagatcctcagtgtggatcagtataatatcagcctgatgtctgcagtttagtgtcagcacaactttcacatcatattcatctcagcacaactaaaacatgctgactgacctcagagtttcaagtccacatcctggactctccaggaaaccacacagatgcttcactcctgaatcctgcaggtagTTGTTGTTTAAGAAATAGTGGGAGTCactactcaggtccagctctctcagatgggaggggttggacttcagcgctgctgccagataatcacagctgatctttgacaaaccacattccttcaatctgtataaagaatgaaagatgtaagtttattagacaaagtgtgagcttggaatcattcagtgtttcatcatctgttcagagctgaagaaggttcagaatgtagaagtttagaaaatggaaactccaaacagctgaagccaacaggaagcagcttcaaacaaacacaacaagagaaaaaactctgaatgtttcacattaaagtcgtacatttcaAACAAGTGTATTTTAAAGACAGCGTCACTGATGATCATCTTCTGCtcagttaaaataaatgaagctCTAAAGGGCTCAGTCTTTATCTCCAATAAACAAAGCTGATCATGGAGACCCACCAGGTCAGCTGATCTATGGACAGCACGAGCATCTTTAACTAAGTGTGAGAGGTGAGCAGTCTTTGGAAGCCTTTACTGTCTGATAGTGATGTTTAAACTCAGAGCAGGATTTGGAtcattattttccttttcttctatTATTATGTTCAGCTTCTGCTTCACAGATAATCACTGAGATGTTTCCCACTGTTGGACAAACTTTCACAGTTTCTTCATAAAGGAGATCTCCTGTGGAGTCCATCTGTGCACACACAGTACTACCAAACTCATCTcatactgaacacacacactttgtagGAATCATCAGTACTTTGACTGTTTCTCAGGTTAGCTTCAGGTTATCCATTTAGCATTTCTCCAGTCTGAGTCACAGAGTGTCACATGACGTGACAGAAGCTGATTGGTCAGCTGCAGTGATGGTGGTGGAGCAGCATTAACGATGATGCTGTAGAACAACAGGAACACAGGATATCAGACTGTTAGTGGGTTTCATCATTCCTGCTGCACTGTTTGTCCTTCTTATTGAAGTGACCTGCTGAGAGCTCACACTGTTCTCTGTAGAAATGATGTCAGTCTGACTCGTCACATGTTTGGAGGCATGTTTGATGTTTGCTCTTCTGGAAACTCTCAGTATCAAATATGGAAGATGCAAAGTAGACACGCTTCAGTCTGTATGGACCTGTTTCTGTAGCTGCCACCATCATTCTACATGTTTCTACATCAGCTTATCAAATCCTGTCTGCTGTTAAAGTCTTTATTTATTACTCTTCACCTGCTTCACTGACACTGTGTGGGCGGAGCTCAGCTCCACCCACACAGTGACAGCTCCTCTCTGGAGCTAAACTTCTGCTTCATCTCCGcctcttttctcttcttcagtGTTCTGCAGCCACGGAGCCTCACAGCCGTTAGCACACCCATACCTGACCAGCTAGCATTACCCAGCATGCCGTGCAGCAGTGTCAGTTTGTAAATGTGCAATAATTCCTGCTCCAAACTGTTTCACAGATtgctgtgtgccgtgacctttgacctgctaaagagagtcagctgtggattattcattgttgtgtctgatacttagaaccATGAGGAAGAagctacacagttaatcagggtcccctctctctgaattaggaaaggtgggcaggccgcgtgtgggccgcgggccatacgttgagtatcactgtttgaaatgtgaacattgtcctgctgcagtcaatggactaaaccagagaagaagaaaacagactttaccatgaagatcctcagtgtggatcagtataatatcagcctgatgtctgcagtttagtgtcagcacaactttcacatcatattcatctcagcacaactaaaacatgctgactgacctcagagtttcaagtccacatcctggactctccaggaaaccacacagatgcttcactcctgaatcctgcaggtagTTGTTccagctcaggtccagctctctcagatgggaggggttggacttcagcgctgctgccagataatcacagctgatctctgacaaaccacagtgctccaatctgtataaagaatgaaagatgcaagtttattagacaaagtgtgagcttgaaatcattcagtgtttcatcatctgttcagagctgaagaaggttcagaatgtagaagtttagaaaatggaaactccaaacagctgaagccaacaggaagcagcttcaaacaaacacaacaagagaaaaaactctgaatgtttcacattaaagtcgtacatttcaAACAAGAGTGTTTTAAAGACAGCGTCACTGATGATCATCTTCTGCTCAGTAAAACTTTGGTCATTTCCTGTTTAGATGAGTTATGTTTGCTTGGGTAGTTGTTTggtcctgctcctcacatacaaggtcttaaataatcaggccccatcttatcttaatgaccttgtagtaccatatcaccctattagagcacttcgctctcgctctgcaggcttacttgttgttcctagagtatttaaaagtagaatgggaggcagagccttcagttttcaggcccctcttctgtggaaccagcttccagtttggattcgggagacagacactatctctactttcaagattaggcttaaaactttcctttttgctaaagcatatagttagggctggaccaggtgaccctgaatcctcccttagttatgctgcaatagacgtaggctgccggggattcccatgatgcattgagtttttcctttccagtcacctttctcactcactatgtgttaatagacctctctgcatcgaatcatatctgttattaatctctgtctctcttccacagcatgtctttatcctgttttccttctttcaccccaaccggtcgcagcagatggccccgcccctccctgagcctggttctgacagaggtttcttcctgttaaaagggagtttttccttcccactgtcgccacagtgcttgctcagagggggtcaaatgattgttgggtttttctctgtatttattattgtagggtctccctataaagtgccttgaggcgactgttgttgtgatttaacactgtataaatcaaattgaattgaattctgtTAAATTATTGCAGAATGTCCATATTATatccaaacaaaataaaagtgaactATTTGGCACTGTCTCCAGCTTTCAGATCCACATAACATTAATGAACCGCATCCTGACAGCTGCAGCCAAGGTTCCCTTCATTGCTTTGATCACATGGTCCTCATCAGTCTCCCTTGTTAGAAATCTGTGGGGCACAGCGACTGGTGGAATGACGTCTGCAGCCATGGCATCTGAAGAGCTGACTTTTCGAATTAAGTCCTTGAATGGACCCAGAACAGATATCACCTTCTTCAGTAGTGTCCACTGGTGAGCCATGAGCATATCAGGGAGTCCATATTCAGACACGAATATTTCCAGAGCCCGTTTCTGCCCAATCAATGACTATCCAGTGCCGTTACAGCGGGTCTGAACGTCTTGCTGGTGCCGCTTCGCAGATTGGTTGATATGTACTCGAGACGGGACCTCATGAACAACCAGCTGGAGAGTGTGAGCAGTACAAGGTAGGCTGGGCAGCTCAGCATCACTCATGGCATTAATCATATTTCTTGCGTTGTCCGGAGCACGACATCTTCAGTATATCCCAGGTCTGAAGCATGCTATCGAAAGCAGCTGCGATGGTTTGGCTTGTGTGCGAGCCCCTGAACGACTTTGCATGTAGTGGACTTGATGACGAACAAACTCCTCATCAATCCACTGCGCCGTTAAACTGAGGAGTGACATCAGGGACACATTGCTTGTCCAAATGTCTGTACTGAAACTGAAGCCTGAAACTTCCTGCATGTGGTtatgcatgtgttttttttactcttcAAAAGGTTTTGGCATCATTATGTCCGTGATGTATGGGCGGCTGGGAATCTCATATCGCGGCTCGAGTATGCCGAGAAGACGGCGAAATCCTACATTTTCCACGACCGACAGCGGCTGGTCATCCAGAGCGATAAAATGAGTCAGAGCCTCTGTTATTTTAACTGCTCGTGGATTTTCTCTTGACATTTTTCGTCACTTTTCCAAAACCTGAGTTAAAGTTGGCTGTTCTGGTTTTGCGTTAGCCTTAGTAAACTTGGTGTATTCCAGCACATGATGTGTTCTCAGATGTTTTATTAAATCGCTTGTATTGAACGATGTACTCTCCTATTTACCTGTCCCCTGTACAGGACGGCATCCTCCACTCCGACATCcgccctgtatgcaaactgtaGTGGGTACAACATGCCCAGGACCCACTACAGTTTGCATACAAGGCGGATGTCGGAGTGGAGGATGCCATCCTGTATCTCCTACATAGAGCccactcacacctggacaagggAAAAGGCACAGTGAGGaaccataaacaaccagaggagtctgttcagtgacaggttgcttctcccaaagacaagaaccagcagacttaaaaaagtcctttgtcccacacgccatcagactgtttaactcctctctggaggggagacaggaggacagagggggggaacaactgagctgtagttccttttcactgtgcaatagattttgttaatatccaacagtgcaatagacttcaatacttgaaatgtgcaattcccttgtattcttattcctatttattctgtTTATCCCTTTGTAtgctctgtatttatatatgtctctgtatttatatatgtctctgtatttatatatgtgtatatttggTATATTTCCGCTCACATTCTGTAACTTCTATCAGTGCTGTGCtattggaaaccgaatttcccagaggaacccacctgagggattaataaagttttatctaatctaatctaaaacCTTACCAGTACACAATTTGCACTCGGCCTTGCTTCTGTGGAGCCGCCAGTCTCACTTGCCTAACCCTGTTCCTGTTCAGCGTGACATGTGCCCCCAGCAGCCAATCTAAAAAATTACAACTGAAATGACAAGCCACCCTCTGACTCATGAAATAAGTTGGTATCGGTTAACCTTTACAATTATGagtacacacacattttacagtattgGCCCTGATAACTGATCCCAGTATCGGTACATCCCTATTTATTAGCGTTGACATTcatgtctttcttttctctctctctgtttctaaACAAACTCAAAGTCTCTGCAGCCTGGTTTTATTTGCTATCATCAGATCTTCAACAGCCTCATTCACATTTCTCACACACTCTAcagcagaggttcccaaagtgtggggcccgccccctaggggggcgtagagccattgcaggggggcgcggtatgaaaagggaaaaaaaaaaaaaaaagagcgcttggacactgtggacacgggctcccacataaacgcaaagcaggagatgaagcatcgccaaatatgtttccaaatcaacttccttccaagccaaagactagaaaatatggtgaagcatatcttccctttggcttcacctgcacaggtgccaaggtaggtctcccctgcaaaattagtttccctgcgtcgggagcagcgctgggctctccaaatcacggacaaacaggatcccacattcttgatttttagttcacaaacacttcttgtaataactaactactcctgacattttggacatgttagctctttatgcagtaaagttacagtgggatacaaataatatcaggctgatcctgccgtaatttgttccccctgttcaaatcacggacaaacagtatcccacagctgtttatgtttttgaacccattttgcacagagaggcatttttttgaaaaatgtattgacagcaatgttgaatattattacacaggaaaaaaaacaactacacgtaaaataattacaccgtgacgcctctgcctttctaaatggagggacagtaactgcgtgtgtatatgtaagcgtgtaaaacctgcagatagtcagattaacagtattttgtctctatctcccattctgcaattcatctcatgtaaacaataacgtggcgcacagcgtgacgtgaaaagaggcacatacctttgacgttgcgtgacgaactctgtattcctcgtccacacataaaggcataaaaggagttttaaataatctccgttttcggtgaatcgaaacgccgtttacgtgttgacgaaaagcccaaacgcatacaaacagctgcgttttcaaaaatacccgtgtaggtgtggacgcgaacgtttttcttgtaaaaaaggggggcctggcaaaaaaagtttaggAACCACTGCTCTACAGCCTATTCAGTACTGACTTCATCTTCACTGACTGATGAAGCACAATATGAACCTGTGGAGGCTAAAAACTGTCCTGTCAAACATCTCCCCATCACcactccacttctgtcagccttTAAACGAACCCTGCTTAAGTCTGTCACTTCTATTTGGAGCCAAGAGGAAAAACTGTTGTTTAGTCGTTTGGAAAGACACGACATTTCTGAAAGCACTCAAACTTCTTCACATTTGTCTTCAGACACATCCTGAACAATTAGGAACTAAAGAAAGTTTCAAAGATCAATCAAAGATctgaaatatagaaaaacaacaacagctgcagtcagtgaactcacctcagagtctccagtcgACAGTTTGGACTCTCCAGTCCAGCACACAGAAGTTTCACACCTGAATCCTGCAGTTTGTTCTtactcatgtccagctctgtcagatgggaggggttggacttcagggCTGAGGCCACAACTTCACAGTGAGTCTCTGAGAGTCCACACTTACACAATCTGTGATTatggaaaatataaaatgtgttattataaaagaagaaaatctgcattataaacacagactgaatgtacatgaagacaaaacagagtgACGTCATAATCTGATGAACATCTGCTCTTCACATCTGTGCTTCAGCTCCTCTTACTGTGTTCAACATGACACAATGATTCAGTCTCTCTCAGACCTTCAGACTTTTAATGAGAatctttgtttggctttaatCTGCAGATGAGGGAGGAAGATGGCGTCACATTTAGGCTTCCATAATATCCACAGTCTGTCAGTGAGATCTGATCTAGACTCAGAGTGAAGAAACACATTcggactgtttcctgttttgaatctagaacattttgaatgagttcagctcagtgaagagttCCAGCTGGaaagatgatctctgtttgctacctgctgctgtcaggtacGACTGTTCATGTCCACACGCAGGAAAAACCTGCTGACTGTTACCAAACGGAGCAGAAATCTCACCACTGGACAATAATGATGAAtgaactcagagctgctgatatCAGATCGATTTCaactaaacaaagaaatgatTGGCTCATTTTAGCTTTCTGAGCCATTAGTCTGCAGGTTTATCACTAGTTGGCAGAAAAAGATTTGTTTTCCTGTTCTGGGCTTCAGTGTTTAGGACTCCAGATCCAGGTGACAGCAAGTCAAAATGATGTTACCTGTCTGTGTCCAGCAGCAACCTGTGTTCACTTTGAATATTGTTATAAACTGACATGGATCAGTTTGTCTTTGgcaaaaaacacagcagtgaatTCCATCAGCAGAAAACAGGGACGACATTTCAGCAGCAACAACTAAACACTGAACAATCAGCTCTGTGATTAATGAGGACATGAAGTCAGACATTTGTCATTAGGAGCAGCAACAGGAATGAGAGTGAATCCATGTGCTGCTGTGACATCAGCGTTAGCTCacatatttgacacatgttCAGTCCAGATGTCAGCAGTGTCTTCTCACTCAGTTTGTCCCACTGTTGGCAGTAAGAGAGCACAGCTGGTTCACCTCTGAGCCCTCACTCTGAACCACAGCTCTGTCACTCAGGGACGTCAGTGCATCACACTAAACCAGAGTCTTCCTCAGCACCTTCATCCTCACTCACCATGTTTATGCCACTAAACTCTGTCTGTAGTTTGGTCTGTAGTCAGAGGAGAAGCTCAGACGGTGACTGCTCTGGATATTTGTCACtgtttttaacattagagtTCACTTCACTACAAAGAAGCTCTTCATAGATTCTTATTTCTGTCTTCTCTCTAACAGGAGCATCTGAatgaccaacaacagcagcagcagatttaAAATACTGCCCCCTAATCACACAACACAGGTACTACATGTAGATGtaagtaaatggcctgtatttgtatagcgctttacacgttcagtcatccacccattcacacattggtgatggcaagctacattgtagccacagctgccctggggcgcactgacagaggtgaggctgccggacactggcgccaccgggccctctgaccaccaccagtaggtaacgggtgaagtgtcttgccagAGCcttgtcggagccggggctcgaaccggcaaccttccgattacaagacgaactgccaactcttgagccactaCCAATGCAGGATCACACACACTTCCTGATCAACAgaaaatatcattttatttgaGAATTTCAAAATAATGAGAGTCGTTTAATACTGTGTAAATCTGAAGAACTAAACTACTAATCTACACTAATTAATGATGTTAATGATCACATCTGGACTCACCCagcctttctgcagttcctcacagctgCAGTCAGTCTCAGTCGTCCCTCTGTTGATGTGTTGTACTTCTGCAGGTCAAACTCATCcagaacctcctctgacatctgcagcatgaaggcCAGAGCTGAGCACTGGATCTCAGTGAGTTCCTTCTCTGATCTGTTCTCTGACTTCAGGAACTCTTGGATCTCCTGGTGTACTGAGAGGTcgttcatctccatcagacagtggaagatgttGATGCTTCTGTCAGGAGAGATTTTATCACTGTTCATCTTCTTCAGGTTGTTGATGACTGTCTGGATGGTTTCTGGACTGATCTCTGTCTGACCCAGCAGACCTCCTAAGAGTCTCTGGTTGGACTCCAGACAGAGGCCATGAAGGAAGCGAACAAACAGGTCCAGGAGGCCATTTTTACTCTGGATGGATTTCTTTATGATTAGCTTGAGAAAATCATCCAGAGATGActtcttgcatgtttttccCAGGAAGTCCTGCAGCAcctctgacttcctgttggtgtaacagtggaacatgtagactgcagccagaaactcctgaatgctcagatgaacaaagcagtaaactggtttctggaagatcacacactctcttttgaagatctctgtacaaactcctgagtacaccgaggcctctgtgacatccagaccacactgctccaagtcttcttggtagaacatgatgtttcctttctccagatgttcaaacgccagcctccccagcttcagaagaacttcCCTGTCTGCCTCCATCAGCTCCTGTGGACTCGTCTCATGTCCCTCAtggtacttgttcttcttcctctttgtctgaaccagcaggaagtgtgagtacatgtcagtcagggtcttgggcagctctcctctctcctctgtagtcaacatgtgctccagaactgtagcagtcatccagcagaagactgggatactacacatgatgtggaggctcctggatgtcttcatgtgggagatgattctgctggacagctcttcatcactgaatctcctcctgaagtactcctccttctgggcatcagtgaagcctcgtacttctgttagcctgtcaacacatgtaggagggatctgattggctgctgcaggtcgggaagttatccagacgagagccgagggaagcagattcccctcgatgaggtttgtcagcagctggctgactgatgacttctgtgtgacatcagacagaagcttcctgttggtgaaatccaatgaaagtctgctttcatccaggccgtcaaagatgaacaaaagattacacacagtgagctgctctgctgtgacgctctgtaatgttggatggaaaacatggatCAGCTCCAGGagactgtactgctcatctctgaccaagttcagctccctgaatgaaagcagaaccaccGGACTGATGTGTTGGTTCTCcaagccctctgcccagtccagagtgaacttctgcactgagaaggtttttccaacaccagcgacgccgttggtcagaaccactctgatggATCTCTGTTGGTCAGgaaaggctttaaagatgtcctggcaGCTGATTGGAGTGTCATGGAGGGCGTCCATCTTggaagctgtctccagctgcctcacctcatgttgggtatgaacctcttcactctgtccctctgtgatgtagagctcagtgtagatgctgttgaggagggttctacttcctgtttcatcacttccttcagtcacactttcacatctcctcctcagactgatcttatgttcatctaaaacctcctgcagaccaacatctgctgaaagaatgaaaaacaatgagactaaagagaaagaaaactcttcaatgtctgaacaacaacaagaaagttttcagaaatgagtccatcagcagacagatgttcagtcttactttgtacacagctgctctgactggcCGTCTGCAGTCCAGCTCTGGTTCTGGATCTTTTTCCACACTGGGGACAGGAGGAGtctcctgatgaagcagactggtcCCAGTATGAGGAGATGCACTGTCTGCAGAACCAGTGTCCACAGCTGGTAGAGACTGGATCCTTCAGGACGTCCTGACACAAAGCACAGCAGGACAGCTCCTCCTCACAAACaccactcctcttcctcttcctccctctgtgAACATATTTCTTTATCACTAAAATTATTTACTGTTAGTGACAAACATCCAGATTTGATGACACTGTGCAGAAGCTCTGATGGTCACAGAGAAAAGTCAAAGTGGAGAAACTTGTGTTTGAATTCAGAATCAGAGTTTCCTTTGCTGTTCCTGTCTTATTAAACACAGAGTGATCAGCCTACAAACTGCACAGTAAAAGCCTTCATCACAGAGCTGATTATGTCCTTCACTGGATGTACTGGAAGTTTGGGATCCATCACTTTgaactgacctttgacctcctctAAAAACTGTGGTGGAGCAGCGGTGTCACATTCAGAgctttcagctttattttgaaagagttcAGTCAGCAGGAAGTGACCTTCTGGGTtctgattttctttctcttattttacagaagtgaagaagaagaactaAAAGGTTTGAAATCATCTgagttatattttttaacattgccaccaaattgagttcagcctccAGCAGTAACTTTGTTTCATGATGCCTCCCTGATGATGTGATGTTTGACTACAAACCTGTTTATGTGTTAGACATTAATCACATGAACACAGGCAGAAAAAAGAAGCCAATGAAACAAATGACAGAAACGTGTTCATTCACTGCCATAATCCATATTGTATATGTACTGATCTttataaagaacaactctgcaacgCTTTGTTCTGAGTATCTGCTGTCAGCACACAGTGCAGCAGTAACTACAACCACACGTTTCTGTAGATGCTGAACATCAGCCTGGAGGAATCTGACCTCAGGTCTGCACAcagagcagcttcacctctgggATAATGCTGGCTTCAGCTCCTTCTACAatcaggcagaaggttctgCACCATCAGGACACAAACAGAGAGGAGCTTCTATCCTCAGACCATCCAAGTCCTAAATCAGAACGTGCTCCCCTCATAGCATCACCATCAGGGTTTAAACAGGACCTTACATCATGTTCTTGTCTCACTGTCATATTTCAGATCATATCTGATTATTATGACGTCACACGCTGCTACACTGATCCTGCTGCTTCATTACTGCTGATATTACTCTGCTCACTCTGTTCACTTACTCTGTTTACATCACTTTGCTCATTTGGGTTGTTCTGCTTGCACTGCTCTGTCAGTACATGCTGTGCTAATGTGGCACAAAGCAGGTTAACATTACATCTGCACaatgtttcattatttcatttaatgATTGTTTCTAATGTTTTGTCCAGTCACAGGAGCAGCTCAGCACATTTCACTGTGTTGACGTGTTTGACGATGCCTGTGACAAATAAACAGCCTCGGACTCTTCAATCTTCTACATTTCTTTGGAGATCAGCTCAGTGGCCTGTTGAGACCATCTTTCTGATGACTCAGTTCAGATTATTATCCTGatactttcttttaaaatgtgatgAAATCATTTATCTGATGTTCTGGCACAAATACACCAAAACAGTCCCAAACAGCATAAACCACCATGTTACACACAGTGTAATAAAAATACAGGCaactacaaataaaaacacttttaaaatataaactgaAATTGTAAAGTGGTCACAGAATTTCAAACACCCATAAATGAGTCAGCAGCTCTCTTACATGGTCAGCTGAGCTCCATGATTGAAGAACATTGTTGGTGCAGGTTCATGACTGAAGTCTGGAGGAAGTATGTCTTTGGACcagtcactcctcacagacacacagctggatactcgagactgtgacctctgacctctgcaaaTACAACCACATCACATTCATATCACATGAATTACTGATTAATCTCTGTTTAAAATCTTTTAAGcagctgcaaacacacaaactggatAATGTGATGGTTTCTGTCAGTAACAGTTATCACAGATTAGAGTACAGACGGCTGCAGAGACGTTCACAGCAACACAGAAGAAATCATTACCTTGGATTGCATTACTACGAGGATTaatactagagatggcacgataccatttttttatgtccgataccgatatcataaatttggatatctgtcgataccgatatgaagccgatatagtgtgtttttaatcaataaaactgtttttttaatatcttgctgcattttgtataagttcatactcaagtttaaataaacaacaacactgaagctattctgttatacctgtgtgtaaaaaatacactgcacccaaaatatttcatagttcagcaacactgatcaatctaataaacttaaacctgcaccatcctccctattctggtattttaaaaagtacttagcagaaatattaagcaacctaactaatagggttgcaaactcccagcaaaaaaaggaaaccaccccccaccctccacctcatgatgcttaatcgacctAATCatctttaatttgatg
It includes:
- the LOC109199432 gene encoding NACHT, LRR and PYD domains-containing protein 12 isoform X1 produces the protein MEEEDGAASAASSCVCVRSDGVTQTPPHYSHGPAATKFFNHGAQLTIGQRSQSPVSSCVSVRSDWSKDILPPDFSHEPAPTVNFIHGAQLTIGQRSQSRVSSCVSVRSDWSKDILPPDFSHEPAPTMFFNHGAQLTIGRKRKRSGVCEEELSCCALCQDVLKDPVSTSCGHWFCRQCISSYWDQSASSGDSSCPQCGKRSRTRAGLQTASQSSCVQTDVGLQEVLDEHKISLRRRCESVTEGSDETGSRTLLNSIYTELYITEGQSEEVHTQHEVRQLETASKMDALHDTPISCQDIFKAFPDQQRSIRVVLTNGVAGVGKTFSVQKFTLDWAEGLENQHISPVVLLSFRELNLVRDEQYSLLELIHVFHPTLQSVTAEQLTVCNLLFIFDGLDESRLSLDFTNRKLLSDVTQKSSVSQLLTNLIEGNLLPSALVWITSRPAAANQIPPTCVDRLTEVRGFTDAQKEEYFRRRFSDEELSSRIISHMKTSRSLHIMCSIPVFCWMTATVLEHMLTTEERGELPKTLTDMYSHFLLVQTKRKKNKYHEGHETSPQELMEADREVLLKLGRLAFEHLEKGNIMFYQEDLEQCGLDVTEASVYSGVCTEIFKRECVIFQKPVYCFVHLSIQEFLAAVYMFHCYTNRKSEVLQDFLGKTCKKSSLDDFLKLIIKKSIQSKNGLLDLFVRFLHGLCLESNQRLLGGLLGQTEISPETIQTVINNLKKMNSDKISPDRSINIFHCLMEMNDLSVHQEIQEFLKSENRSEKELTEIQCSALAFMLQMSEEVLDEFDLQKYNTSTEGRLRLTAAVRNCRKAGLCKCGLSETHCEVVASALKSNPSHLTELDMSKNKLQDSGVKLLCAGLESPNCRLETLRLEHCGLSEISCDYLAAALKSNPSHLRELDLSWNNYLQDSGVKHLCGFLESPGCGLETLRLKECGLSKISCDYLAAALKSNPSHLRELDLSSDSHYFLNNNYLQDSGVKHLCGFLESPGCGLETLRLIRCGLSEISCGYLAAALKSNPSHLRELDLSGDSSSSVIKIINKLQDSGVKHLCGFLESPGCKLETLRLRGCGLSKISCDYLAAALKSNPSRLRELDLRGNNLKDKGVKQLSDLKESPDYRLETLGWR